A portion of the Aquicoccus sp. G2-2 genome contains these proteins:
- a CDS encoding DUF1285 domain-containing protein, translated as MSGQNTVKPGEAPSAEGIATAARAASKARGLPPVHLWNPPFCGDLDMRIARDGTWFYLGTPIGRPELVRLFSTILRRDGDDYFLVTPVEKVGITVDDAPFVAVDFEAEGTGEAQILTFETNVGDLSVAGPELPIRVERDAQTGEPSPYVLVRANLEALIDRKSFYRLIEIGAHHEVSGERWFGLWSSGEFFPIIPSAELG; from the coding sequence ATGAGCGGACAAAACACCGTGAAGCCGGGCGAGGCCCCCTCTGCCGAGGGTATTGCCACGGCGGCGCGGGCGGCCAGCAAGGCAAGAGGGCTGCCGCCTGTGCATCTGTGGAACCCGCCGTTTTGCGGGGATCTGGATATGCGGATCGCGCGGGATGGCACCTGGTTTTATCTTGGCACCCCGATCGGGCGGCCGGAACTGGTGCGGTTGTTTTCCACCATCCTGCGGCGCGATGGGGATGATTATTTCCTTGTCACGCCGGTTGAAAAAGTCGGCATCACGGTTGATGACGCGCCTTTCGTGGCGGTTGATTTCGAAGCAGAGGGCACGGGCGAGGCGCAGATACTGACGTTTGAGACCAACGTGGGCGATTTGAGCGTGGCGGGACCGGAGCTGCCTATTCGGGTGGAGCGCGATGCGCAAACCGGGGAGCCTTCGCCCTATGTTCTGGTGCGCGCCAATCTGGAGGCGCTGATCGACCGGAAGAGCTTTTATCGCCTGATCGAAATCGGCGCGCACCATGAGGTGAGCGGTGAGCGGTGGTTCGGGCTGTGGTCGTCGGGCGAATTTTTCCCGATCATTCCGTCGGCGGAACTTGGCTGA
- a CDS encoding MoxR family ATPase, producing MTDTDDLITEVESLEQKLAEAKASITRRFIGQENVVDLALSALLCGGHALLIGLPGLGKTRLVETLSTVMGLDGNRVQFTPDLMPADILGSEVLETGGDGSRAFKFIPGPIFCQLLMADEINRASPRTQSALLQAMQERQVTVAGTNRPLSPPFHVLATQNPIEQEGTYPLPEAQLDRFLVQIDVAYPDRATEKDILLATTGAVEEQAHNVLSADDLVAAQTLLRRMPVGDAVVEQILDLVRAFRPDDPTADETVRGSVAWGPGPRAAQALMLTVRARALLQGRLAPGTDDIAAMARPVLSHRMALNFASRARGESLPALIDATTRAVLRVEAAA from the coding sequence ATGACCGATACCGACGATCTCATCACCGAGGTCGAATCGCTCGAACAGAAGCTGGCGGAGGCCAAAGCCTCCATCACCCGGCGCTTCATCGGGCAGGAAAACGTTGTCGATCTGGCGCTTTCGGCGCTGCTTTGTGGTGGCCACGCGCTGCTGATCGGGTTACCCGGCCTTGGCAAAACCCGGCTGGTGGAAACCCTCTCCACCGTCATGGGGCTTGATGGCAACCGGGTGCAGTTCACGCCCGATCTGATGCCGGCCGATATTCTTGGCTCCGAAGTGCTCGAAACCGGCGGCGATGGCAGCCGCGCGTTCAAGTTCATCCCCGGCCCAATCTTTTGCCAGTTGCTGATGGCGGACGAGATCAACCGCGCCAGCCCACGCACCCAATCGGCACTGTTGCAGGCGATGCAGGAACGCCAGGTGACCGTGGCCGGAACCAACCGCCCGCTCAGCCCGCCATTCCACGTGCTTGCCACCCAGAACCCGATCGAACAGGAAGGCACCTACCCGCTGCCCGAAGCGCAGCTTGACCGTTTCCTGGTGCAGATCGACGTCGCCTATCCCGACCGCGCCACCGAAAAAGACATCCTGCTCGCCACCACCGGCGCAGTAGAGGAGCAAGCCCATAACGTGCTAAGCGCCGATGATCTGGTCGCGGCCCAAACCTTGTTGCGCCGGATGCCCGTGGGCGATGCGGTGGTTGAACAGATCCTCGATCTGGTGCGCGCCTTCCGTCCCGACGATCCGACAGCGGATGAAACCGTGCGCGGCTCTGTTGCGTGGGGGCCGGGGCCGCGGGCCGCGCAGGCGCTCATGCTCACCGTGCGCGCCCGTGCGCTTTTGCAAGGCCGCCTCGCACCGGGAACCGATGACATCGCCGCCATGGCGCGCCCGGTTCTGTCGCACCGCATGGCGCTCAACTTTGCTTCCCGCGCGCGTGGCGAAAGCCTGCCTGCGCTGATTGATGCAACCACCCGCGCCGTGCTCCGGGTTGAGGCCGCAGCGTGA
- a CDS encoding DUF4159 domain-containing protein, translated as MLQSIAFAHPWLLAALIILPVLWLLLRAIPPAPVRRLFPAVVLLLGLRDDDSVSDRTPWWLLLLRMLAIAALIVGLAGPVLNPFKQAGKSAAPLLVAMDASWASARDWNERISTLDQLLADASRNGKPAALLRLSRPEAPVFQSASAWRKRVDGLAPNAWAPSAESYATAAATLPEAQKFDTVWLSDGLAHDGRTTLVTALKSHGRVTVLQSSKPVLGLNPVQFTDGALAVSVQRDVAGPEQALTVQAHGRDPAGTERVLAELPMQFATGETTAKATLDLPAELRGRVTRFAIQSVEGAGAVALSDDSLRRREVALIAGVENREGLELLSPLYYLHKALAPSADLIDGAIADVLPAKPDVIILADVAKLAPADKAALTDWVNQGGLLVRFAGPKLAASDLSRRNEDTLMPVRLRAGGRTVGGAMSWGAPKSLAPFDKDSPFFGLKPPEDVRITAQVMAQPDPTLASRVIASLSDGTPLVTRKKLGKGQVVLFHVTANAEWSSLPLSGLFVAMLERLSISTAVTAPSAEDLAGLIWKPTHVLDGFGALKSGEALPGVPGETLAAAALGPDLQPGLYTSDSRQIALNVLNADTTLKPAAWPAGISVEQFAADPETPLGGWLLALALLLLSVDIAAALALTGRLTAARAVVLLGALMLAPLPGHAQQDEAKPGDTRAVQATAEVTLAHVLTGNKQVDDTAQAGLFGLSETLYFRTSVEPATPMSVNLETDELSFFPLLYWPITPDQPRPSEQAYEKLNRYLRSGGMILFDTRDGDIAGYGASSPNGEMLQQLAAPLDVPALEPVPSDHVLTRAFYLLQQFPGRYDNRDVWVEAAPNAEKIEGMPFRNLNDNVTPVIIGGNDWAAAWAMDQTGKSLFPVGRGMAGERQRELAYRFGVNLVMYVLTGNYKSDQVHVPALLERLGQ; from the coding sequence ATGCTGCAATCTATCGCCTTTGCCCATCCTTGGCTGCTCGCCGCGCTGATCATTCTGCCGGTGCTCTGGCTGCTATTACGCGCCATTCCCCCGGCCCCCGTCCGGCGGCTGTTTCCTGCCGTCGTTCTGCTTCTCGGCCTGCGCGACGATGACAGCGTCTCGGACCGCACCCCGTGGTGGCTCCTGCTCTTGCGGATGCTCGCCATTGCCGCACTTATCGTCGGGCTGGCCGGGCCGGTGCTGAACCCGTTCAAACAGGCTGGCAAAAGCGCCGCGCCACTGCTTGTTGCGATGGATGCCAGTTGGGCCTCCGCCCGCGATTGGAACGAACGGATCTCCACACTGGACCAGCTGCTTGCCGACGCAAGCCGCAACGGCAAACCGGCGGCCCTGTTGCGCCTCTCCCGGCCCGAAGCTCCGGTTTTCCAATCGGCAAGCGCATGGCGCAAACGGGTCGACGGGCTTGCCCCAAACGCATGGGCACCCAGCGCCGAAAGCTATGCAACAGCCGCCGCCACCCTCCCGGAGGCTCAGAAATTCGATACGGTCTGGCTCTCTGATGGCCTCGCCCATGACGGGCGCACGACGCTCGTGACTGCGCTCAAATCACATGGCCGCGTCACTGTGCTCCAGTCCAGCAAACCCGTACTTGGCCTGAACCCGGTGCAATTCACCGATGGCGCGCTCGCGGTTTCCGTTCAACGCGATGTCGCCGGGCCGGAACAGGCGCTTACCGTGCAGGCCCATGGCCGTGACCCAGCCGGCACCGAGCGCGTTCTGGCCGAACTTCCGATGCAATTTGCCACCGGGGAAACCACCGCCAAAGCCACGCTTGACCTGCCTGCCGAACTGCGCGGGCGGGTAACGCGCTTTGCCATTCAAAGCGTCGAAGGCGCGGGTGCCGTGGCCCTGAGTGATGACAGCCTGCGTCGCCGTGAAGTCGCCCTTATCGCCGGGGTAGAGAACCGCGAAGGGCTGGAACTGCTTTCGCCCCTCTATTATCTGCACAAGGCGCTTGCCCCCTCTGCCGACTTGATCGACGGGGCCATTGCCGATGTGCTCCCGGCCAAACCGGATGTGATTATTCTGGCCGATGTCGCCAAGCTCGCCCCCGCCGACAAGGCCGCGCTGACCGACTGGGTGAACCAAGGCGGGCTTCTTGTGCGGTTTGCCGGGCCAAAACTTGCCGCCAGCGACCTCAGCCGCCGCAACGAAGATACGCTCATGCCGGTGCGCCTGCGCGCGGGCGGGCGCACGGTGGGCGGCGCGATGAGTTGGGGCGCGCCGAAATCGCTTGCCCCGTTCGACAAGGACTCGCCCTTCTTCGGCCTGAAACCGCCCGAGGACGTGCGCATCACCGCACAGGTCATGGCGCAACCCGATCCAACACTGGCCAGCCGCGTCATCGCCTCGCTCTCCGATGGCACGCCGCTCGTCACCCGCAAGAAGCTGGGCAAAGGGCAGGTCGTTCTGTTCCATGTCACCGCCAATGCCGAATGGTCGTCACTGCCGCTTTCCGGTCTGTTCGTGGCCATGTTGGAGCGGCTTTCGATCTCCACCGCCGTCACTGCGCCCAGCGCCGAAGACCTTGCCGGTTTGATCTGGAAACCCACCCATGTGCTTGACGGGTTCGGCGCTCTGAAAAGCGGCGAAGCCCTCCCCGGCGTGCCCGGCGAAACGCTGGCCGCCGCCGCGCTCGGCCCCGATCTTCAACCCGGCCTCTACACCAGCGACAGCCGTCAGATCGCACTCAACGTGCTGAACGCCGATACCACGCTGAAACCCGCCGCGTGGCCTGCGGGCATTTCGGTTGAACAGTTCGCGGCCGATCCTGAAACCCCGCTCGGCGGCTGGCTGCTTGCCTTGGCGCTTCTTCTGCTCAGCGTGGACATCGCTGCGGCCCTCGCCCTTACTGGCCGCCTGACCGCCGCACGCGCTGTCGTTCTGCTTGGCGCGCTCATGCTCGCCCCGCTTCCCGGCCATGCCCAGCAAGATGAGGCAAAACCCGGCGATACGCGCGCAGTGCAGGCCACCGCCGAAGTCACGCTTGCGCATGTGCTCACCGGCAACAAACAGGTCGATGATACCGCGCAGGCCGGGCTTTTCGGCCTGTCCGAAACGCTCTACTTCCGCACCTCCGTCGAACCCGCCACCCCGATGAGCGTGAATCTGGAAACCGATGAACTTTCCTTCTTTCCGCTGCTCTACTGGCCGATCACCCCGGATCAGCCGCGCCCGTCCGAGCAAGCCTACGAGAAGCTCAACCGCTACCTGCGCTCGGGCGGGATGATCCTGTTTGACACCCGCGACGGCGATATCGCCGGTTACGGCGCCTCCAGCCCGAACGGTGAGATGCTGCAACAGCTTGCCGCCCCGCTCGATGTTCCCGCGCTTGAGCCGGTGCCCTCGGATCACGTGCTCACCCGCGCCTTCTATCTGCTGCAACAGTTTCCGGGCCGCTACGACAACCGCGATGTCTGGGTCGAAGCCGCCCCCAACGCCGAGAAAATCGAAGGCATGCCATTTCGCAACCTCAACGACAACGTCACGCCGGTGATCATCGGCGGCAATGACTGGGCCGCCGCATGGGCCATGGACCAAACGGGTAAATCGCTGTTCCCGGTTGGCCGTGGAATGGCCGGTGAACGGCAGCGTGAACTGGCCTACCGCTTCGGGGTCAACCTCGTCATGTATGTGCTGACCGGGAATTACAAATCCGATCAGGTGCATGTGCCCGCCCTGCTTGAAAGGCTCGGGCAATGA
- the fliP gene encoding flagellar type III secretion system pore protein FliP (The bacterial flagellar biogenesis protein FliP forms a type III secretion system (T3SS)-type pore required for flagellar assembly.), whose product MTRRKALTATLLVVLGVLLLALPGAVQAQELSISLGQGGSLTGRSVQLILLITVLSLAPGLAIMITCFPFIVTVLSILRQAIGLQQSPPNMLIVSLALFLTYFVMEPVFTEAWDNGIQPLVAEQIDVEEAFPRVMAPFRTFMAARLDPETYATMAALRPDVTVLAPSADAPLSVLVPSFLLSEVARAFKVGFLIFLPFLIIDLVVAAILMSMGMMMVPPAIVSLPFKLAFFVIADGWSLVAGSLVRSYF is encoded by the coding sequence ATGACCCGGCGCAAGGCTTTGACCGCGACTTTGCTTGTCGTGCTGGGGGTGCTGTTGTTGGCGCTGCCCGGCGCGGTACAGGCGCAGGAGCTGTCGATTTCGCTTGGGCAGGGTGGCTCGCTTACCGGGCGCAGTGTGCAGCTTATTCTGTTGATCACGGTGTTGAGCCTCGCGCCGGGGCTGGCCATCATGATTACCTGTTTTCCGTTCATCGTTACCGTGCTTTCAATTCTGCGGCAGGCAATCGGGCTTCAGCAATCGCCGCCCAACATGCTGATCGTCAGTCTTGCGCTGTTTCTGACCTATTTCGTGATGGAGCCGGTTTTTACCGAGGCGTGGGACAACGGGATTCAGCCGCTGGTGGCCGAACAGATCGACGTGGAAGAGGCGTTTCCGCGTGTGATGGCCCCGTTTCGCACGTTCATGGCGGCGCGGCTTGACCCGGAAACCTATGCCACCATGGCCGCTTTGCGCCCGGATGTGACGGTGCTTGCGCCAAGTGCCGATGCGCCGCTTTCCGTGCTGGTGCCGAGCTTCCTGCTTTCGGAGGTGGCGCGGGCGTTCAAGGTGGGGTTCCTGATTTTCCTGCCGTTCCTGATCATTGATCTGGTGGTCGCCGCGATTTTGATGTCGATGGGGATGATGATGGTTCCGCCAGCAATCGTGTCGCTTCCGTTCAAGTTGGCGTTCTTCGTGATCGCCGATGGCTGGAGTCTGGTGGCGGGCAGCCTTGTGCGCAGCTATTTCTGA
- a CDS encoding FliM/FliN family flagellar motor C-terminal domain-containing protein — MPDDREAIDAGTAGGGGVFSSVPIEITISVGKARPLIRDLLTLGPDAVLPLDTRVDDPVELFVGDRLIARGELEELDGENEGQLAVRLTEVAELGNGLG, encoded by the coding sequence ATGCCGGATGATCGGGAAGCCATTGACGCAGGCACGGCTGGTGGCGGCGGGGTGTTCTCCTCGGTTCCGATTGAAATCACGATCTCGGTCGGCAAGGCGCGGCCGCTGATCCGTGACCTTCTGACACTGGGGCCGGATGCTGTTTTGCCGCTCGATACGCGGGTTGACGATCCGGTGGAGCTTTTTGTCGGTGACAGGCTGATCGCGCGCGGTGAGTTGGAAGAGCTTGACGGTGAAAACGAGGGGCAACTGGCTGTGCGGCTGACCGAAGTGGCCGAATTGGGCAATGGGCTGGGGTGA
- the fliF gene encoding flagellar basal-body MS-ring/collar protein FliF codes for MQQIQNVWSSLDTRRRLIALLAAGVVFAAVLTMTRMAAQPSLSLLYSGLENGAAGEVVEALERRGVPYEVRGGTIFVDATKRDELRMTLASEGLPMNSAKGYELLDSLSGFGTTSQMFDAAYWRAKEGELARTIISSPLIANARVHIANIGSNPFQRNLKSGASVSVMAVNGSVSASEAKALKYLVASAVAGLSPDDVSVIDSKGGLVASGDEATQDAIGKNRADTLRARVRNMLEALVGNGNAVVEVSVETETESESIHEKHFDPAGRVAVSTETEERSNKSTESGKGDVTVASNLPQGDAAKGDSAANQGSQTRERVNYEVSETRREVIRQPGAIKRLSVAVLVNGISGTDASGATIVTPRPDEELAALRELVASAVGYDEARGDVITIKSMAFEPVAEIGTAPGPGWFSALHLNVMSVIQMAVLAIVALVLGLFVLRPLLSRPAGAELPALAPPKGSATAAAATGAPEPLTGEISDGPGDFSALPVISDAGTSATVAGVSGGGRWRPLPIGCAI; via the coding sequence GTGCAGCAGATACAGAACGTATGGTCGTCACTCGATACCCGCCGCCGGTTGATTGCGCTTTTGGCCGCCGGGGTGGTGTTCGCGGCGGTTCTGACGATGACGCGCATGGCCGCCCAGCCCAGTCTGAGCCTGCTTTACTCGGGGTTGGAAAATGGTGCCGCCGGTGAGGTTGTGGAGGCGCTTGAGCGGCGCGGCGTGCCCTATGAAGTGCGTGGCGGGACGATTTTCGTAGACGCCACCAAGCGCGACGAGTTGCGCATGACGTTGGCCAGCGAAGGCCTGCCGATGAATAGCGCCAAGGGCTATGAACTGCTCGATTCGCTGTCCGGCTTTGGCACGACGAGCCAGATGTTCGATGCCGCCTATTGGCGCGCCAAGGAAGGCGAGTTGGCGCGCACCATTATTTCCAGCCCCCTTATCGCCAATGCGCGGGTGCATATCGCCAATATCGGCTCCAACCCGTTTCAGAGAAACCTGAAATCCGGCGCGTCGGTGTCGGTCATGGCGGTGAATGGCAGTGTATCGGCCAGCGAGGCCAAGGCGTTGAAATATCTTGTCGCCTCTGCCGTGGCGGGGCTTTCGCCGGATGATGTTTCGGTGATTGACAGCAAGGGCGGCCTTGTCGCCAGCGGCGACGAGGCGACGCAGGACGCAATCGGCAAAAACCGGGCCGATACGCTGCGCGCGCGGGTGCGCAACATGCTTGAAGCACTGGTCGGTAATGGCAATGCGGTTGTTGAAGTCAGCGTCGAGACGGAAACGGAAAGTGAATCGATCCACGAAAAACACTTCGACCCGGCAGGCCGGGTGGCCGTCAGCACGGAGACCGAGGAACGCTCAAACAAGTCCACGGAATCAGGCAAAGGCGATGTCACCGTCGCCTCCAACCTGCCGCAGGGCGATGCGGCCAAGGGCGATAGCGCGGCAAATCAGGGCAGCCAGACGCGCGAGCGGGTCAACTACGAAGTGTCCGAAACCCGGCGTGAAGTGATCCGGCAACCGGGCGCGATCAAGCGGTTATCGGTGGCGGTTCTGGTGAACGGGATCAGTGGTACCGATGCCAGCGGGGCCACCATTGTCACCCCGCGCCCGGATGAAGAACTGGCCGCGCTGCGTGAGCTGGTGGCGTCTGCCGTTGGCTATGACGAGGCGCGCGGCGACGTTATCACGATAAAATCCATGGCCTTTGAGCCGGTTGCCGAGATCGGAACCGCGCCCGGTCCGGGCTGGTTTTCGGCTCTTCATCTGAACGTGATGTCGGTCATCCAGATGGCGGTTCTGGCCATCGTGGCGTTGGTGCTGGGCCTTTTTGTCCTGCGCCCGTTGCTGTCACGCCCGGCGGGGGCGGAATTGCCAGCGCTGGCCCCGCCCAAGGGGAGCGCCACAGCCGCTGCCGCCACAGGTGCGCCAGAGCCGTTGACTGGTGAAATTTCCGATGGGCCGGGGGATTTCTCGGCTCTGCCCGTCATATCAGATGCGGGGACATCGGCGACAGTGGCGGGCGTTTCGGGGGGCGGGCGATGGAGACCTCTGCCGATCGGCTGCGCAATCTGA
- a CDS encoding flagellar basal body-associated FliL family protein, producing MAKSEENAPEEESNPSKKRSKLPLFIGLFLALVGAGAGFHAVASGLLFRPDSVAAKTTHDAPVPQAHAADMPDIAFVPVDPIIVSLGMAKAARHLRFRAQLEVPSKYQVDVETLLPRVVDVLNNYLRALELGDLTDPAALVRLRAQMLRRIQIVTGAGRVNDLLIMEFVLN from the coding sequence ATGGCCAAGAGCGAAGAAAACGCCCCTGAAGAAGAAAGCAATCCGTCGAAGAAACGCTCGAAACTGCCTTTGTTTATCGGGCTTTTCCTTGCTCTTGTCGGGGCGGGGGCCGGGTTTCATGCCGTCGCCTCGGGCCTGCTTTTCAGACCCGATTCGGTGGCCGCGAAAACGACCCATGATGCGCCGGTGCCGCAGGCCCATGCCGCTGATATGCCCGATATCGCCTTCGTTCCCGTCGATCCCATTATCGTGTCGCTCGGCATGGCAAAAGCGGCGCGCCATCTGCGCTTTCGCGCGCAGCTTGAGGTGCCCTCAAAATATCAAGTGGACGTTGAAACCCTGTTGCCGCGCGTCGTCGATGTGCTCAACAACTATTTGCGCGCGCTCGAACTTGGCGATCTCACCGATCCCGCGGCGTTGGTGCGCCTGCGTGCTCAAATGCTGCGGCGAATTCAGATCGTCACCGGCGCGGGCCGAGTCAATGATTTGCTGATCATGGAATTTGTGCTGAACTGA
- the motA gene encoding flagellar motor stator protein MotA yields MIGIIGIAVIFIMVFGGYMLAGGHLEIILHAAPHELITIGGAAVGAFMIANDFPAIIHTLKDIGKVFKGPKWKHADYRDLLCLLFELIRLARSNPVAIEEHIEAPKESSIFNRYPRILTDTEAINLIADTMRSASMNYDDPHQVEDVLDKRMEENLSHALHSSHALQSMADGLPALGIVAAVLGVIKTMGSIDQPPEVLGEMIGGALVGTFMGVFLAYGLVGPFSTKVKAVTEEDGHFYQLIREVLVANLHNHATNICIEVGRQNTPSRCRPSFTELEDALKAVKQDAA; encoded by the coding sequence ATGATCGGTATCATCGGTATCGCCGTTATCTTCATCATGGTTTTCGGTGGCTACATGCTCGCCGGTGGCCATCTTGAAATCATTCTTCACGCCGCTCCGCATGAACTCATCACAATCGGCGGGGCCGCCGTGGGGGCGTTCATGATTGCCAACGATTTCCCGGCCATCATTCACACGCTGAAAGACATCGGCAAAGTGTTCAAAGGGCCAAAATGGAAACATGCGGACTATCGCGATTTGTTGTGCCTGCTGTTCGAGCTGATCCGGCTCGCGCGCTCCAACCCGGTCGCCATTGAAGAGCATATTGAAGCCCCGAAAGAGAGTTCGATCTTCAACCGCTACCCCAGGATCCTGACGGATACGGAGGCAATCAACCTGATTGCCGACACCATGCGCTCTGCGTCGATGAATTACGATGATCCGCATCAGGTCGAAGATGTGCTCGACAAACGCATGGAGGAAAATCTGAGCCACGCGCTCCATTCCAGCCATGCATTGCAATCCATGGCAGATGGCTTGCCCGCTCTCGGCATCGTTGCCGCCGTGCTCGGCGTGATCAAGACCATGGGCTCGATTGACCAACCACCGGAGGTGCTCGGCGAAATGATCGGTGGCGCGCTCGTCGGCACGTTCATGGGGGTCTTTCTCGCCTATGGGCTGGTCGGGCCGTTCTCGACCAAGGTAAAGGCTGTCACCGAAGAGGATGGCCATTTCTATCAGCTCATCCGCGAAGTTCTGGTCGCCAACCTGCACAATCATGCCACCAATATCTGCATTGAGGTTGGTCGTCAGAATACCCCGTCCCGGTGCCGCCCCAGCTTCACGGAGCTTGAAGACGCGCTCAAAGCCGTCAAACAGGATGCCGCATGA
- a CDS encoding transglycosylase SLT domain-containing protein, with amino-acid sequence MTIISVRTGALGGAFLLLSLLVPAGVKARATPETVCDRAAEIAAHRTGVPLPVLQAITRTETGRKTKGHFGPWPWTVNMEGKGVWFDSLDAARAYVFRNFKRGARSFDVGCFQINYKWHHQGFSSIDEMFDPLANALYAAGFLKKLHAELGNWSDAAGAYHSRTPKYANRYKAVFEKHRRRASGPVLPAPETTAQNAPPPVLAQPRTEPRENRFPLLQNAGATRLGSLVPIIGRAQGQRFITATIPRGG; translated from the coding sequence GTGACGATTATTTCCGTTCGAACCGGCGCGCTTGGTGGCGCATTCCTGCTCCTCTCCCTGCTCGTCCCTGCTGGCGTCAAAGCCCGCGCAACGCCGGAAACCGTTTGCGATCGCGCCGCCGAAATCGCCGCACACCGCACCGGCGTGCCGCTCCCGGTCTTGCAGGCCATCACCCGAACAGAGACCGGCCGCAAGACCAAGGGCCATTTCGGCCCCTGGCCGTGGACCGTGAATATGGAAGGCAAAGGGGTCTGGTTTGACTCCCTCGATGCGGCGCGCGCCTATGTATTTCGCAATTTCAAACGCGGCGCACGCAGCTTCGATGTTGGCTGTTTTCAAATCAATTACAAATGGCACCATCAGGGGTTTTCCTCGATTGACGAGATGTTTGATCCTTTGGCCAACGCCCTTTATGCCGCCGGTTTTCTGAAAAAACTCCATGCCGAGCTTGGCAATTGGTCAGACGCGGCAGGTGCCTATCATTCCCGCACCCCGAAATACGCCAACCGTTACAAGGCCGTGTTCGAAAAACACCGTCGGCGCGCCTCTGGCCCTGTCCTTCCCGCGCCGGAAACAACCGCGCAAAACGCGCCACCGCCCGTTCTCGCTCAACCGCGCACAGAGCCGCGCGAAAACCGTTTCCCGCTCCTGCAAAATGCCGGTGCCACGCGGCTAGGCTCGCTTGTGCCGATCATTGGCCGCGCGCAGGGGCAGCGTTTCATCACCGCCACCATCCCGCGCGGAGGCTAG